The Salvelinus sp. IW2-2015 unplaced genomic scaffold, ASM291031v2 Un_scaffold6726, whole genome shotgun sequence genome has a window encoding:
- the LOC112079023 gene encoding rho GTPase-activating protein 17-like, translated as MHTRYMVHPPLGFCLQVSGKVPSQVAQDSEVNKMTPSNIAIVLGPNLLWSKTEGTLAEMAAATSVHVVXIIEPIXQHADWFFPDDVDFNVSGMFVAMTPEPDPGPFERRRPGSLVDGDTPRKDSPAPNKLGDPTPTPRRAATLNRNSNIMPLRRLPALYHWPELEASPDPACG; from the exons ATGCACACAAGGTATATGGTTCATCCCCCATTGGGATTTTGTTTGCAGGTATCTGGTAAAGTTCCTAGCCAAGTGGCCCAGGACAGTGAGGTGAATAAGATGACTCCCAGTAACATCGCCATAGTGCTGGGACCCAACCTGCTCTGGTCCAAGACTGAGGG GACTCTGGCAGAGATGGCTGCTGCCACCTCGGTCCATGTGGTGGSCATCATAGAACCCATCKTCCAGCACGCTGACTGGTTCTTCCCAGATG ACGTGGACTTTAACGTGTCGGGCATGTTCGTGGCCATGACCCCTGAACCTGACCCAGGCCCTTTCGAGAGGCGACGCCCCGGAAGCCTGGTGGACGGGGACACTCCCCGCAAAGACAG CCCCGCTCCTAACAAACTGGGtgaccccacccccaccccacgtAGAGCTGCCACTCTAAATAGAAACAGCAACATCATGCCTCTTCGCCGCCTTCCAGCCCTCTACCACTGGCCAGAGCTGGAGGCGTCCCCAGACCCAGCCTGTGGCTGA